One genomic region from Nocardia vinacea encodes:
- a CDS encoding alpha/beta hydrolase, with protein MNEPERQRQAEIQALARLAGDELGGAIAGIAAVHRAISDRVFAAVRLGVGPAAQPVKVVHDAIADGVYRLVGGTAVAAGALAERTVDLPGAPVPSRTVYGSGFLAVLQGLIGDSLEDELPILAGPMTFRINGEPVAPGWVGDVVSNPRPRIVVFLHGLVETEHAWRLGGRPSYAERLEADLDCTALMVRYNSGLHIPENARLLNGMLQRLVENWPVQVEQIALVGHSMGGLIARGACYDADQADLPWVRRVRQIVCLGSPHLGAPLEQFVHYASAGLVKIPETRPFGRLLRRRSAGIRDLRQGSLVDEDWHDMDADALRRRVIREVPLLDCADHYFVTASVTHSPRHPLGRIIGDGLVLPASGAGRNRARRIGFDDANGLHILGANHFTLLNHDAVYDALLRWLAADARQMSVRCG; from the coding sequence ATGAATGAGCCCGAGCGGCAACGACAGGCGGAGATACAGGCGCTCGCACGGTTGGCGGGCGATGAACTGGGTGGTGCGATCGCGGGGATCGCCGCGGTGCATCGAGCCATCTCGGACCGGGTGTTCGCGGCGGTGCGACTGGGTGTCGGACCGGCTGCGCAGCCGGTCAAGGTGGTGCACGATGCGATTGCCGATGGGGTGTATCGGCTGGTCGGCGGAACCGCAGTCGCTGCGGGAGCCCTGGCGGAGCGCACCGTGGACTTACCCGGCGCTCCGGTGCCCTCACGCACGGTCTACGGGTCCGGATTCCTGGCGGTATTGCAGGGTTTGATCGGAGACAGTCTCGAGGATGAGCTGCCGATTCTGGCCGGGCCGATGACATTTCGGATCAATGGGGAACCGGTCGCGCCGGGGTGGGTCGGCGATGTGGTGTCGAATCCGCGCCCGCGCATCGTGGTTTTTCTGCACGGTCTGGTGGAGACCGAACACGCTTGGCGACTCGGCGGGCGGCCCAGCTATGCCGAGCGGCTCGAAGCCGATCTCGACTGCACGGCGCTGATGGTTCGATACAACAGCGGGCTGCACATCCCGGAGAACGCCCGTCTACTGAACGGCATGCTGCAGCGGTTGGTCGAGAACTGGCCGGTGCAGGTCGAGCAGATCGCACTCGTCGGACATTCCATGGGCGGCCTGATCGCGCGCGGCGCCTGCTACGACGCCGATCAGGCCGACCTGCCGTGGGTGCGCCGGGTGCGGCAGATCGTCTGCCTCGGATCACCGCATTTGGGTGCACCGTTGGAGCAGTTCGTCCACTATGCCTCCGCCGGATTGGTGAAAATACCGGAGACCCGGCCCTTCGGTCGGCTGCTGCGCCGCCGCAGCGCGGGCATTCGCGACCTGCGCCAGGGTTCGCTCGTCGATGAGGATTGGCATGACATGGACGCGGATGCTCTGCGCCGCAGAGTCATTCGCGAGGTACCGCTGCTCGATTGCGCCGACCACTACTTCGTCACCGCCTCGGTAACCCACAGCCCGCGCCATCCGCTCGGCCGGATCATCGGCGACGGCTTGGTCCTTCCCGCCAGCGGTGCCGGCCGAAATCGGGCCCGCCGCATCGGTTTCGATGATGCCAACGGTCTGCATATCCTCGGTGCCAACCATTTCACCCTGCTCAACCACGACGCCGTTTACGACGCGCTGCTCCGCTGGCTGGCCGCCGATGCGCGTCAGATGTCTGTGCGCTGTGGTTGA
- a CDS encoding SMP-30/gluconolactonase/LRE family protein produces MVAGSTMQPQRWTPPPAPPRAREMRSATPLPQITRLELPGAAPEDVVRTAEGRIIAGVDDGSVYSTDPAAGTVSLLGNTGGRPLGMHADVDGSLLICDFHRGLLRLDSAGEIEVLVDEVDGEPLPFASNVVRATDGTIYFSSSSRRYPLDEWMGDLLEHSGTGRLFRLDPSGKLETLIDGLQFANGVVLSPDGSSVLVAETGAYRVTRYWLTGQKAGTYERLIENLPGFPDNMALGSDGLVWITLPSPRNPLLDRLLPLPGILRRIVWALPQWVQPKPPRTVWVMAVDFDGKVVHDLQAEGTDYAMVTGVVEHDGTLYLGSLTETAIGVSHIPP; encoded by the coding sequence ATGGTCGCCGGATCGACAATGCAGCCGCAGCGCTGGACGCCCCCGCCTGCCCCACCCCGGGCTCGCGAAATGCGTAGTGCCACACCACTTCCCCAGATCACGCGATTGGAACTGCCCGGTGCGGCACCCGAGGATGTGGTGCGCACCGCCGAGGGGCGAATCATTGCGGGAGTCGATGACGGTTCGGTCTACAGCACCGATCCCGCGGCCGGCACGGTGAGCCTGCTGGGGAATACCGGCGGCCGTCCGCTCGGTATGCATGCCGATGTCGATGGGTCGCTGCTGATCTGCGATTTCCATCGCGGCCTGCTGCGGCTGGACAGCGCGGGCGAGATCGAGGTGCTCGTGGACGAGGTCGACGGCGAACCACTCCCCTTCGCCAGCAATGTGGTTCGCGCCACGGACGGCACCATCTACTTCTCCTCGTCGTCACGTCGTTATCCGCTGGACGAGTGGATGGGCGACCTGCTGGAGCATTCCGGCACCGGCCGCCTGTTCCGCCTCGATCCGTCCGGCAAGCTCGAAACCCTCATCGACGGATTGCAATTCGCCAACGGCGTGGTCCTCTCCCCCGACGGCTCCAGCGTGCTCGTCGCGGAGACCGGCGCCTACCGCGTGACCCGCTACTGGCTCACCGGGCAGAAGGCGGGCACCTACGAGCGCCTGATCGAGAACCTGCCCGGCTTCCCGGACAATATGGCTCTCGGCAGCGACGGCCTGGTGTGGATTACCCTGCCGTCACCACGAAATCCATTGCTGGACCGTCTACTTCCCCTGCCCGGCATCCTGCGCCGGATCGTCTGGGCGCTACCGCAATGGGTACAGCCCAAACCGCCGCGCACGGTCTGGGTGATGGCCGTCGACTTCGACGGCAAGGTCGTGCACGACCTACAGGCCGAGGGCACCGACTACGCGATGGTCACCGGAGTTGTCGAACACGACGGCACTCTCTACCTCGGCAGTCTCACCGAAACCGCGATCGGAGTCAGCCACATTCCGCCCTAG
- a CDS encoding RNA polymerase sigma-70 factor: MPGMSQTTPADHGESSSDRPDPATKAFVAHRNLLFTVAYEMLGSAADAEDVLQETWLRWAGVDLDTVQDQRAYLVRIATRQSLDRLRALGRRKESYVGPWLPEPLLTAPDVAEDIELADSVSMAMLLVLETLTPVERAVFVLREVFDLEYDEIAEAVDKSPAAVRQLAYRARSHVAARRPREVVSATETRDALAAFQRAVETGELQSLLDILAPDVVFLGDGGGLAQAALVPIVGADTVAGFLSAALGNLTARSAEPALVNGHPALILRLDGEIDAVVAARVDDGLITGIYSVRNPQKLSRLQHETALHR; this comes from the coding sequence ATGCCCGGCATGTCGCAGACCACGCCCGCCGACCACGGCGAAAGCAGCAGCGACCGTCCGGATCCCGCGACAAAAGCATTCGTCGCGCACCGCAACTTGCTGTTCACCGTCGCCTACGAAATGCTCGGCTCGGCCGCCGACGCCGAAGACGTCCTCCAGGAAACCTGGCTGCGGTGGGCTGGCGTCGACCTCGACACGGTGCAGGATCAACGCGCGTACCTGGTCCGAATCGCCACCCGCCAGTCGCTCGACCGGCTGCGCGCGCTCGGGCGCCGCAAAGAGTCCTACGTCGGCCCCTGGCTGCCCGAACCGCTGCTGACCGCACCCGACGTCGCCGAGGACATCGAACTCGCCGACAGCGTCTCGATGGCGATGCTGTTGGTACTGGAGACCCTCACGCCCGTCGAGCGGGCGGTGTTCGTGCTGCGCGAAGTATTCGATCTGGAGTATGACGAGATCGCCGAGGCGGTCGACAAGAGCCCGGCCGCGGTCCGCCAGCTCGCGTACCGGGCTCGGTCACACGTCGCCGCGCGCCGACCACGCGAGGTGGTCTCCGCGACCGAAACCCGAGACGCGCTCGCGGCATTCCAGCGAGCCGTCGAAACCGGCGAACTCCAGAGTCTGCTCGACATTCTCGCACCGGATGTCGTCTTCCTCGGTGACGGTGGCGGACTCGCACAGGCCGCGCTGGTGCCCATCGTCGGCGCCGACACGGTAGCCGGCTTCCTCTCCGCCGCGCTCGGTAACCTCACCGCGAGGTCGGCGGAGCCCGCGCTCGTCAACGGCCACCCGGCGCTGATCCTGCGACTCGACGGCGAGATCGATGCCGTCGTAGCAGCGCGTGTCGACGACGGCCTCATTACCGGGATCTACTCCGTGCGCAATCCCCAGAAACTGTCGCGTTTGCAGCACGAGACCGCCCTGCACCGCTGA
- a CDS encoding carboxymuconolactone decarboxylase family protein, translated as MEPRFNLNDNELGAKIGKRFANTSLAIMQSSLPKSTVELVELRASQINGCGYCVDAHAKELAAAGEPAVRINLVAAWRESTVFSEAEQAVLAFAEEGTRLADANRGVSDETWAQVRKHYDDDQIAALVYLVAMINAANRLLVITQTKGGSYVPGTFESVAS; from the coding sequence ATGGAACCCCGTTTCAACCTGAACGACAACGAGCTCGGCGCCAAGATCGGCAAGCGATTCGCCAACACGAGCCTGGCGATCATGCAGTCGTCGCTGCCGAAGTCCACGGTGGAGTTGGTGGAGTTGCGCGCCAGCCAGATCAACGGCTGTGGTTACTGCGTCGACGCCCACGCCAAAGAGCTGGCGGCCGCCGGCGAACCCGCGGTTCGGATCAACCTGGTCGCGGCTTGGCGCGAGTCCACCGTATTCAGTGAGGCTGAGCAGGCCGTGCTGGCGTTCGCGGAGGAGGGCACTCGACTCGCAGACGCGAATCGCGGTGTGTCCGACGAGACCTGGGCTCAGGTGCGTAAGCACTACGACGATGACCAGATCGCCGCGCTCGTCTACCTGGTCGCCATGATCAACGCCGCCAACCGGCTCCTGGTGATTACGCAGACCAAGGGCGGCTCGTACGTCCCCGGCACGTTCGAGAGCGTGGCGAGCTGA
- a CDS encoding metal-dependent hydrolase yields MLGHSHATSGAFAWSVAAATLPISALVYPVLPTGDAHLGAVEVLLGTFLTAGAALLPDADHPNGTIAHVLGPISYHLCRLISWISGGHRHATHSFAFVIAVAYGTWAGEHWLGRYFTLGLVFFLLALAVRALHLCPAGEGIEAWGTVIILAAAGTFAMDHWITDKPAWLPFAVGLGALAHLAGDCLTDKGCRLFWPFPLRTCVPVIERTGNKVETWILSPLFTLATLAVLWHVFSVNP; encoded by the coding sequence GTGCTAGGACATTCACATGCGACCAGTGGCGCTTTCGCCTGGTCGGTGGCAGCGGCCACGCTGCCCATCTCGGCGTTGGTCTATCCGGTATTGCCGACTGGCGACGCGCATCTCGGTGCCGTCGAGGTATTGCTCGGCACCTTCCTGACGGCAGGGGCCGCGCTGCTGCCCGATGCGGACCATCCGAACGGCACCATCGCGCATGTGCTCGGCCCGATCTCCTATCACCTGTGCCGCTTGATTTCCTGGATCTCCGGTGGACATCGGCACGCCACACACTCGTTCGCCTTCGTGATCGCCGTCGCCTACGGGACCTGGGCGGGTGAGCATTGGCTCGGAAGATATTTCACACTCGGTTTGGTGTTCTTCCTGCTCGCACTGGCGGTGCGGGCACTGCATCTGTGCCCCGCCGGCGAGGGGATCGAGGCGTGGGGCACGGTCATAATCCTCGCCGCGGCAGGGACATTCGCGATGGATCACTGGATCACCGATAAACCGGCGTGGTTGCCGTTCGCTGTCGGACTCGGGGCGCTGGCCCACCTCGCCGGTGATTGCCTCACCGATAAGGGCTGCCGGCTGTTCTGGCCGTTCCCGCTGCGTACCTGCGTGCCGGTGATCGAACGGACCGGGAACAAGGTCGAAACCTGGATTCTCTCACCGCTTTTCACGCTGGCCACGCTTGCTGTGCTCTGGCACGTCTTCTCGGTCAATCCTTAG
- a CDS encoding DUF4913 domain-containing protein, whose protein sequence is MEFVENYLAQVYRRKVADNGLAWCPEWWRHTEAVARLEALWQSWELYRLNAELGLSLWFLDHADSHMDVLFDPNGPFARCSMHNGHTDRVWPLSVKSPPPDTFSPAG, encoded by the coding sequence GTGGAGTTCGTCGAGAACTACCTGGCCCAGGTCTATCGGCGCAAAGTGGCCGACAACGGTCTGGCCTGGTGTCCGGAATGGTGGCGGCACACCGAAGCCGTGGCGCGGCTGGAGGCGCTCTGGCAATCCTGGGAACTCTATCGGCTCAACGCCGAATTGGGCCTGTCGCTATGGTTTCTGGACCACGCCGACAGTCATATGGACGTGCTGTTCGACCCCAACGGACCGTTCGCCCGCTGTTCCATGCACAACGGGCACACCGATCGCGTCTGGCCACTCTCGGTGAAATCCCCTCCCCCCGATACGTTTTCACCAGCTGGCTAG
- a CDS encoding serine/threonine-protein kinase, with protein MNTQLGAVPPEHGGDRAMAAQAVLARAVADFAGEWEAAGEPPELTPHLPTETALRRSALIELIKVDLHHRSIRKTAEKRLDEYLAEFPELHTAPLPPDLIYEEITARRQFDQDLDLTEYEQRYSQQMARIADRLDGDHFRTTVLTDPAALATLDSINPGATVDDFDMLILLGQGAFGRVFLARQRSMQRLVAVKISHDRGSEGQTLARLDHENIVRVFDQRQIADQHLKLMYMQYVPGGTLLGVLRLLRRTGLEGKTGRLLLDAVDEAAASGGVLEPQPSATRTEVARLSWPETVAWLGSRLASALDYANHAGVLHRDIKPANVLLTVDGQPKLADFNISFSRHIPGASPAAYFGGSLAYMSPEQLEACHPTMATTAADLDTRSDLYALAVVLWELLTSRLPFDDERSAGESDTSLERMIELRRQPVPDRFAADIPPDCPPVLQHALLTCLSPDPADRFATGAELASQLDLTLDRTARDLVDPPVHSIRAKLRMRPMPVVTLSSMLGQFLGVLYLSAHNTRLLDAQLTADASVQLQRLATLLGAIGYPIGILALLYWCRLVFLVPDGLRRGKHYDEETLARARADTLACGDRIAVVGFAGWALSLVIFLTQLHYTADLSLGFTINLIASHLVAAAVAVVYSYFPVTFFVLRWYYPGLLGSGQSSSDDAIRLRQLARRSRIYLGIAASVPLIGVAGGLVYLDAAQQQTVIGPIVILCVVSLFAFVGALRVFYALESDLHALDRIVNPRSRRSA; from the coding sequence ATGAATACCCAGCTCGGCGCGGTACCACCGGAGCACGGTGGGGATCGCGCGATGGCTGCTCAGGCCGTATTGGCCAGAGCGGTCGCCGATTTCGCGGGTGAGTGGGAGGCCGCGGGCGAACCACCCGAGCTGACCCCGCATCTGCCCACCGAAACCGCACTGCGGCGGTCGGCGCTGATCGAGTTGATCAAGGTGGATCTGCATCACCGGTCGATCCGCAAAACGGCCGAAAAGCGCCTCGACGAGTACCTGGCCGAATTTCCCGAACTCCACACCGCCCCACTGCCTCCGGACCTGATCTACGAGGAGATCACCGCGCGCCGCCAGTTCGATCAGGATCTGGATCTCACCGAATACGAGCAGCGGTATTCGCAGCAGATGGCGCGGATCGCCGACCGCCTCGATGGCGATCACTTCCGGACCACCGTCCTGACCGATCCGGCCGCGCTCGCAACGCTCGACTCCATCAATCCCGGTGCGACCGTTGACGATTTCGATATGTTGATCCTGCTCGGCCAGGGTGCGTTCGGCCGGGTCTTTCTGGCACGACAGCGCTCGATGCAGCGGCTCGTCGCGGTCAAGATCTCCCATGATCGCGGCAGTGAGGGTCAGACGCTGGCCCGGCTCGATCACGAAAACATCGTGCGCGTCTTCGATCAGCGCCAGATCGCCGATCAGCACTTGAAACTGATGTACATGCAGTACGTTCCGGGCGGCACCCTGCTCGGCGTACTGCGGCTGCTGCGCCGCACTGGCCTCGAGGGAAAGACCGGTCGACTGCTGCTCGACGCCGTCGACGAGGCGGCCGCCAGCGGCGGGGTGCTGGAACCGCAACCATCCGCCACCCGCACCGAGGTCGCACGGCTGAGCTGGCCGGAAACCGTTGCGTGGCTGGGCAGTCGACTCGCCTCCGCGTTGGACTACGCCAACCATGCCGGTGTGCTGCACCGCGATATCAAACCCGCCAACGTACTGCTCACAGTCGACGGGCAACCCAAACTCGCCGACTTCAATATCAGCTTCAGCCGTCACATCCCCGGCGCCAGCCCCGCCGCCTACTTCGGCGGCTCACTCGCCTACATGTCCCCCGAGCAGCTCGAGGCCTGCCATCCGACCATGGCGACCACCGCCGCCGACCTCGACACGCGCAGCGACCTGTACGCACTCGCGGTCGTGCTGTGGGAACTGCTCACCAGCCGACTCCCCTTCGACGACGAACGCAGCGCGGGCGAATCGGATACCTCACTGGAACGGATGATCGAACTGCGTCGCCAGCCGGTCCCCGACCGCTTCGCCGCCGATATTCCGCCGGACTGCCCACCGGTACTGCAGCATGCCCTGCTCACCTGCCTGTCCCCCGATCCCGCCGACCGCTTCGCCACCGGCGCCGAACTCGCCAGTCAGCTCGATCTCACCCTGGACCGCACCGCCCGCGATCTCGTCGACCCGCCGGTGCACAGCATCCGCGCCAAACTGCGGATGCGGCCGATGCCGGTGGTGACGCTGTCCAGCATGCTGGGGCAATTCCTCGGCGTGCTCTATCTTTCAGCGCACAACACGCGCCTGCTCGATGCGCAACTCACCGCAGACGCGAGCGTCCAACTCCAACGCCTCGCAACACTACTCGGCGCGATCGGCTACCCGATCGGGATTCTCGCCCTGCTGTATTGGTGCCGTCTGGTGTTCCTGGTTCCCGACGGACTGCGGCGCGGTAAGCATTACGACGAGGAGACGCTGGCGCGGGCACGCGCCGACACTCTCGCATGTGGCGACCGCATCGCGGTGGTCGGGTTCGCCGGGTGGGCGTTATCCCTGGTGATCTTCCTGACACAGCTGCATTACACCGCGGACCTGTCCCTCGGATTCACCATCAACCTCATCGCATCCCATCTGGTAGCGGCCGCGGTCGCGGTGGTGTACTCGTACTTTCCGGTCACCTTCTTCGTACTGCGCTGGTACTACCCGGGTTTGCTCGGCAGCGGACAAAGCTCCTCCGATGACGCCATCCGATTGCGGCAGCTCGCCCGACGCAGCCGGATCTATCTCGGCATCGCTGCCTCCGTACCCCTCATCGGCGTGGCGGGCGGTCTGGTCTACCTGGACGCGGCACAGCAGCAGACGGTAATCGGCCCCATCGTGATCCTGTGCGTGGTCAGCCTTTTCGCATTCGTCGGCGCGCTGCGCGTGTTCTACGCATTGGAATCGGATCTGCACGCCCTCGATCGCATTGTAAATCCGCGTTCGCGGCGCTCCGCATAG
- a CDS encoding cysteine hydrolase family protein, which produces MSTLSDRPNAALIVIDVQNGVVGEAYQRDRVVANIGTLVEKARQDGVPIIWVQHSSEELVPGTVAWEYVPELVCAESEPLVHKRFGDSFEDTELAEVLARAGVGHLVVTGAETDACIRSTIHGAFVRGYDVTLVSDGHTTFDKSEWGAPAPEQVIAHTNLYWRYQSAPGRTAAVAETKDVRFE; this is translated from the coding sequence ATGAGCACGCTGTCGGATCGACCGAATGCCGCCTTGATCGTGATCGACGTGCAGAACGGTGTCGTGGGTGAGGCGTATCAGCGGGACAGGGTGGTCGCGAATATCGGCACGCTCGTCGAGAAGGCCCGGCAGGACGGTGTTCCGATCATCTGGGTGCAGCACTCGAGCGAGGAGCTCGTGCCGGGGACCGTTGCGTGGGAATACGTCCCGGAGTTGGTGTGTGCGGAGTCGGAACCGTTGGTACACAAGCGGTTCGGCGATTCGTTCGAGGATACCGAGCTTGCGGAGGTGCTGGCACGGGCCGGGGTCGGGCATCTCGTGGTGACCGGTGCGGAGACCGATGCCTGCATCCGGTCCACGATCCATGGCGCCTTCGTTCGAGGATACGATGTGACACTTGTCAGCGACGGGCACACCACATTCGACAAGAGCGAATGGGGCGCGCCAGCCCCGGAGCAGGTCATCGCGCACACGAATCTGTACTGGCGTTACCAGAGCGCACCGGGACGGACGGCCGCTGTCGCCGAGACGAAGGACGTGCGCTTCGAATGA
- the katG gene encoding catalase/peroxidase HPI, protein MPEEHPPIGEANTEPAAGGCPVTSGRLKSPAEGGSNRDWWPNQLNLKILQKNPAVANPMDPDFDYAAEFKTLDLAAVKADIVEVMTTSQEWWPADFGHYGPFFIRMAWHAAGTYRISDGRGGAGAGMQRFAPLNSWPDNGNLDKARRLLWPVKKKYGKKLSWADLMVYAGNVALEDMGFPTFGFGGGRVDQWEPEEDVYWGPEQTWLGDDRYTGTRDLENPLAAVQMGLIYVNPEGPNGNPDPLAAAVDIRETFRRMAMNDIETAALIVGGHTFGKTHGAGDAELVGPEPEAAPLEEQGLGWKSAFGTGVGKDAITSGLEGTWTPTPTKWDNSFLETLYGYEWELTKSPAGANQWIPKDGAGAGTVVDAHDPSKSHTPVMLTTDLSLRIDPIYEQITRRWLEHPEELTEEFGKAWYKLTHRDMGPKVLYLGSEVPEETLLWQDPVPAADYDLIGAADVAALKSQILASGLTVAQLVSTTWAAAASFRGSDRRGGANGGRIRLQPQAGWEVNEPDELAQVVRVLEGIQESFNSAQTGNTRVSFADLVVLGGAAAVEQAAKNAGYDVEVPFTPGRTDATQEQTDVESFSALEPSADGFRNFLGKGNRLPAEYLLIDRANLLTLSGPELTVLIGGLRVLGANHKQSPLGVFTANPGSLTNDFFVNLLDLGTKWEPSAADDGTYEGTDRATGAVKWTGSRADLVFGSNSQLRALAEVYATDDSKEKFVNDFIAAWVKVSNLDRFDLV, encoded by the coding sequence GTGCCTGAGGAACATCCGCCCATCGGAGAGGCCAATACGGAACCCGCCGCCGGTGGTTGCCCCGTGACGTCCGGTCGCCTCAAGTCCCCAGCCGAGGGCGGAAGCAACCGTGACTGGTGGCCGAACCAGCTCAATCTCAAGATCCTGCAGAAGAATCCGGCCGTAGCCAACCCCATGGACCCGGACTTCGACTACGCCGCGGAATTCAAAACCCTCGATCTGGCTGCCGTGAAGGCCGACATCGTCGAGGTCATGACCACCTCGCAGGAGTGGTGGCCCGCCGACTTCGGTCACTACGGACCGTTCTTCATCCGGATGGCCTGGCATGCCGCGGGGACCTACCGGATCAGCGACGGCCGCGGCGGAGCCGGCGCCGGTATGCAGCGGTTCGCCCCGCTCAACAGCTGGCCCGACAACGGAAACCTCGACAAGGCCCGACGCCTGCTGTGGCCGGTCAAGAAGAAGTACGGCAAGAAGCTCTCCTGGGCCGACCTCATGGTCTACGCGGGCAACGTCGCGCTCGAAGACATGGGCTTTCCGACCTTTGGTTTCGGTGGCGGCCGCGTCGACCAGTGGGAGCCCGAGGAGGACGTGTACTGGGGTCCCGAGCAGACCTGGCTCGGCGACGACCGCTACACCGGCACCCGCGATCTCGAAAACCCCTTGGCCGCAGTCCAAATGGGTCTGATCTATGTCAACCCCGAAGGCCCCAACGGCAATCCGGATCCGCTCGCCGCGGCAGTCGACATCCGTGAGACGTTCCGCCGCATGGCCATGAACGATATCGAGACGGCAGCGCTGATCGTCGGTGGCCACACCTTCGGCAAGACCCACGGCGCCGGCGATGCCGAGCTCGTCGGTCCCGAGCCCGAAGCCGCCCCGCTCGAGGAGCAGGGCCTGGGTTGGAAGAGCGCCTTCGGCACCGGCGTCGGCAAGGACGCGATCACCTCCGGCCTGGAGGGCACCTGGACGCCCACCCCGACCAAGTGGGACAACAGCTTCCTCGAGACCCTGTACGGGTACGAATGGGAGCTGACCAAGAGCCCCGCCGGTGCGAACCAGTGGATCCCCAAGGACGGCGCGGGGGCGGGCACCGTGGTCGATGCCCACGACCCGTCGAAGTCCCACACCCCGGTCATGCTGACGACGGACCTCTCGCTCCGGATCGACCCGATCTACGAGCAGATCACCCGTCGCTGGCTCGAGCACCCCGAGGAGCTCACCGAGGAGTTCGGCAAGGCCTGGTACAAGCTGACCCACCGCGATATGGGCCCGAAGGTCCTCTACCTCGGGTCGGAGGTGCCGGAAGAAACGCTGCTCTGGCAGGACCCCGTCCCGGCCGCCGACTACGACCTCATCGGGGCCGCCGATGTCGCCGCACTCAAGAGCCAGATCCTGGCTTCGGGTCTGACTGTCGCACAGCTTGTTTCGACCACGTGGGCGGCAGCGGCGTCGTTCCGCGGCAGTGACAGGCGCGGTGGCGCCAACGGCGGACGCATCCGCCTGCAGCCGCAGGCCGGCTGGGAGGTCAACGAGCCCGACGAACTCGCCCAGGTGGTGCGCGTTCTCGAGGGCATCCAGGAGTCCTTCAACTCCGCCCAGACCGGGAACACCCGGGTGTCCTTCGCCGACCTCGTCGTGCTCGGCGGCGCCGCGGCCGTCGAGCAGGCAGCCAAGAACGCCGGCTACGACGTCGAGGTGCCGTTCACCCCGGGTCGCACGGACGCCACCCAGGAACAGACCGATGTGGAATCCTTCTCCGCGCTCGAGCCCAGCGCGGACGGTTTCCGCAATTTCCTCGGGAAGGGTAACCGGCTCCCGGCCGAGTACCTGCTGATCGACCGGGCGAACCTGCTCACCCTCAGCGGCCCCGAGTTGACCGTCCTCATCGGTGGTCTGCGCGTCCTCGGCGCGAACCACAAGCAGTCGCCGCTGGGCGTATTCACCGCGAACCCGGGATCGTTGACCAACGACTTCTTCGTGAACCTGCTCGATCTGGGCACGAAGTGGGAGCCGTCGGCCGCCGATGACGGAACCTACGAGGGCACCGATCGCGCTACCGGTGCGGTCAAGTGGACCGGCAGCCGCGCCGACCTGGTCTTCGGGTCGAACTCGCAGCTGCGCGCCCTCGCGGAGGTCTATGCGACCGACGACTCGAAGGAGAAGTTCGTCAACGACTTCATCGCCGCGTGGGTCAAGGTGTCGAACCTGGACCGGTTCGACCTGGTGTGA
- a CDS encoding Fur family transcriptional regulator produces MLRGVSLRVTAPRIAVLTAVHEHPHSDTDSILGHVRATLGAVSHQAVYDVLRALTAAGLLRRIQPMGSVARYETRVGDNHHHVVCRSCGVIADVDCAVGDAPCLTASHDNGFVLDEAEVIYWGLCPDCSAAQMSGSHP; encoded by the coding sequence ATGTTGCGCGGGGTGTCGCTGCGCGTCACGGCGCCGCGGATTGCCGTGCTGACTGCCGTGCACGAGCATCCGCACTCCGATACGGACTCGATCCTCGGTCATGTGCGCGCGACGCTCGGTGCGGTATCCCATCAGGCGGTATACGACGTGTTGCGCGCGCTGACGGCCGCCGGTCTGCTGCGGCGCATCCAGCCGATGGGATCCGTCGCGCGCTACGAAACGCGAGTCGGCGATAACCATCACCATGTGGTGTGCCGCTCGTGCGGAGTCATCGCCGATGTCGACTGCGCCGTCGGCGATGCGCCCTGCCTGACCGCATCACACGACAACGGATTCGTACTCGATGAGGCCGAGGTCATCTATTGGGGCCTGTGCCCCGACTGCTCGGCAGCACAAATGTCCGGATCACACCCGTGA
- a CDS encoding endonuclease domain-containing protein — MRGLLCPPCNAGLGAFGDEPDRLQAAIVYLATHLTPDLVGSSDAIEPGEQRGLWDRLEISQNPPDGDLNKSYS, encoded by the coding sequence GTGCGTGGCCTCTTGTGCCCACCATGCAATGCCGGACTTGGCGCATTCGGCGATGAACCGGATCGTCTGCAGGCTGCGATCGTCTATCTCGCGACTCACCTGACTCCGGATCTTGTGGGTTCATCAGACGCGATCGAGCCCGGAGAGCAACGCGGATTGTGGGATCGTCTCGAGATTTCGCAAAACCCTCCCGATGGAGACTTGAATAAGTCATACTCTTGA